ACAAGGGAAATAGCTGTGCCATATCAAGCACACAAGCTGTGGTGGACCAGGACATCACACCGGTCACTCTGGACTTCCTGAGAACCTTTGCTTCTAGCTAGTCTTGCCTTGGGCATAGCTGTTCTGAGCTATGTGCGTTCCTCCAGCCCCTGAGAAGGGGGGAGGCTAAGAGGTTGTCTGGTTGTTTCTAGGTGATAGTTAGACATGGTTTCTTTAAGAGGTTCATACTTGACTGCAAGGAATTTAAAAGAGTCAATACTGCGACCTTGAGGGTATTCTCAGGCACTGCTacagaaggaaatgggaaagcaTGAAGGAGGTGGGCTAAGCTTCTTTCATGTCTCTAGAGACTGTTGCAGTTTCCTTCTCAAATTACCTGGGCTGAGATGGTGAATTTGGAATGGATTCTAAAAATGTACCCattgccattttcctttttattttcatagcagCTAGGAAGGTGCTGGGAACCTGGTAGCTACAATTTGGTCTTCAATCAAAATTGGTGGCAGTTTGTTTAACAAACATCAAGGTAGAGCCTCAGGAACACAATCCTTACAAGCTTGCTTCTAGGGCTGAAATGAGATGTGAATAGTGCACAGTCTTTGTGATAACTTGCCTGCAGAAATGGAGAAGCCATTGGGGACCTGTTCCCACTGCTCGTCCACCCATGTGGCATTGGTTTATTGGGGAGTTTGTAGCTTCACTGTTTGTGTGGGCATTGGTCTATGTACTGTTGTTCTGAGAACCcatcttttatttaaatgggttttttccAATCTATTACTCATCAAGATGAATTGCTATCTCCTGCTGAAATAGATGTCTTTCAAATATGCCTCTGGACTCTTATTACTTCAAGTGCGGCAGAACTCTGATTTATCTTAGATTTTCCTCACTGTTCAAggtttcagtaaaaaaaaagtcttgacTCAGAAAACCAATGAtggtatattattttttttaactgtggtTTATAAATTAAGGCAATTTAACAAGGCAGTTATAAAAgcctgctgttttcctgcaaagCCTTAAAGCATCCGCTTAGAGTCAGATGTCCATTTTCATGTCTGTGATTCAGTAGAGCACTTGTTCAAATGCTTGACACTAATCTCTACAGTCTAGTGGTCCTAAAATCCATCCAACTCCATGTCTGTGCCAAGGCAAAACTAGAACACACACAAATGCCTCAGAACTGTTCACCAGCATCAACATAAAcctccattttttccccacttttacAAGTACACTTAATTAGTTGATCAAGATGGAAGAGTGTGATTATGAAAAGCATGTGTGACTTTCAAAATTATCTATTTGATGTATAAGTGCTAATGCACATTGGTAGTGTTCTGTGTGTACCTTGTGTGCAATCAAATTTGCATGGAGAAAGTTAGCTTTGAGAAACTTCAATTAGTGCTTAGGTACAACAGAGCTATCCATCCCCAAGGTGTGATCACATTTCATGTGGATtacccagagctgagctctgaaGTGCCACAGGCTCCCCTCATTCCATAGCCAGCTGTCTTATGACTGGCTACTGATACTGTTGGAAAGTACCTGCCTTTTTGTGATTGTACaacagtgttttctgtttctgtaccTTGacctttttctgctccttgaCCTGCTAGCTTCTGACACTTACTTAATATTCAGCATCCTGCTGATATTAATCCTGCTGACTTTTTATCCTCTAGTGTTGGAGACCAATTGTACAAGAATGGCTGAATGGGGAACAAGGGACAGTGGTGTCTGCAGAGACAGTGTGATGCAGACAGCAACAGGCACAGAATCTTGTATGGTTCTGTGAGTCTCTGTAGCCAGACAAATACAATGACTTTTGGAAAGCGAAATTTGTAGTTGTCTCCACACTCAACAATAATTTTACTGGAGTAGCTAAcattaaattcagctttttacTGGAATGCAAGTTAGACAGAAAACAGTGATGTTTTCTGAGCATCTCTGGTGTGTTCAACAGTGCATGAGTAATCCTCATACTATAAAATATGGTTTGAATTTTTGGTCAGGCTTCAGAGATGCTGCTTTTAAAGTTGAATAGGCCATATATCTGCCTCTCTGTATGAAGTGTTGCATTTTTCATAGCCTGGGTTATTTCTCTGTTCTAAGAAACTTTCTTTTGGCACACCCATTATTTTCAGTACTGCACATGGTTGTGGTTTTGGTCCAGCCTGGGAACAAAGCTTGGATTTTGCTGTGAGTGGTTTACCACCAGTGTGACATCTGAAATCTTAGTCTTCCCTGTGGCTAAATGAAACTGGAGGATCCATGCAGACAGAGGATCCATACTCTGACCAGCAATTACAAATGAGACTTTTACTGGATGTGATGATCAATAGGAGTGTGTGGGAGGAGGTAACAGCAAGAGGTGAACATGCAGCACTGGAGGCAAGCAGCGTGATAGAGGGATCAGAACCTTTTTATTGCCTCaaacaaaatgctgctgttgaaAATTACTTGTTTAACCACTCTCCTTTTGTTCCCTTGAAAAAAATGCCTGCCTGCTTGGAAAAATACATGCCTGGacctgtttaatttttctttaaacaactttgtgtgtgtgttcacaTTGTACTGCCTTTTCAAGCTGTTCCTAGCTCCCCTAGGAACTTTCCCTACAAATGACCAGCTGTTAAGAGTTTATTAACAAGCTGGGAGTGTTTTGTTAACAAGGTTTCCTAGTGTCCTCCTTCTCCAAATGATCCTCCTTTCACCTGAGGAAACACAACccagttcctgctgctgttgacTTGCAGTTATGAATATCCCCATAGACACTTCAGAGCCATGAGCTTGAAGTCAGAACCTCCTCACAGGCAGACCCAGCTTGCTGCCTCCTTGTCCCAACAACCAGATGGCCAAATGTCTCATGCCAACAATCTGCTGCTCAGAGACCCTGTTTTACCCTAGCCTTGgcccagaggaggctggagaAGGATGAGCTGTCCTTCATCTTGCATGCTCTTCTTGGCATGTCACTGCTTTTCTTGATGGGAAGAGCTTCCCCTGCCACCACCATGGCCATGAAGCCTGGGCAGGTTTGACCTGCTAGGGATCTTTTCACTGAGAGTATTCATGGACACAAGGCCACTGGGTTTGCAGAATCGAATGTCAAGGGGAAGGTCTGAATGATATGTGCTCACTAATGCTAGGTCTCCCTTTGGCAACAGCactttttctctcccaaaatGGAGGTGGCCTCATTTCACGCACAGGGTGCATGATACTCCCCAAGAGCCTGCACAGTGGTATGATATTTGACCTCAAGCACCATTCACAGCTCTGCTTGATGTACCAGCAGTTACATTTATCCTGGGCCTTTTGATGCTGCTTCTAACCTTGCTCTCGGTGGCCCTGAGCCTCCCCACATGGTTGGTTCCCACCTGTCCTTATTCAAGCATTCACATCTTCATCAGCTTGTTACAGATCATCACTATCCCACCATCCCCCCACTCCTTCAGGCTAATCCTCCCACATGGCTCTTCCTTCCAGCACATCGTGTTTTTCCTTAGCCCATGGGGTACTTACTCTCCCTCCTGTCAGATCCCTGTGTTGACTTCCAAGCCTAGTCTCCGTAGTCTGCAAGCCCAGCTTCCACTTTCATCTCTGTGTGTCCAATGTCCACCCTCTCCCTCAACCATCCCAGCGCCCCGGGGCGAGGGCCTAGTTTCCCACTCTGTGGAGGAGCATAGTCTCCCTCGGCtgtggaggagcacagggaagtgCGGGCAGGGTGCGGCTGGGCTGGTCGCCTTCTCCTGGGTCCCCCTCAGAGATGGATCCGCTGCTCGGCCCGCGGGCCAGGGACGGCGGGCGCTTTGGGGCGCGGTTTGGGGCGGTGGGGGGCGCGGAGCCCAGCCGTGCCGTGCGGGCAGTCGGGGCGCGGCGGCGGTGGGCGCTGACGCACGGCGGGGCGGGCACGGCGCTATaaaggcggcggcggcggcggcggcggggcggcaGCACCATGGAGAGCTGCCGGGCGCTGGCGCTGTGCGCCGTGGCCGCCGCGCTGCTGCTGAGCGCCCGCGGGCAGGGATCGACCCCGCCGCGCCGCGCCCGCGACCTGGGACcgcccggcggcggcggcgcttcccgggagaaggagctggtgcggagggggccggggccgggagcgggggAGCCGCCGGGGCGGGCGCGGTCTGACGGCGGCTCTGTGGTCTTTCGACAGATCGAGGCgctgcaggaggtgctggagaaGCTCAAGAGCAAGAGAGGTCCGCACTACGAGAAGAAGTTCGGGCAGGTGCCCATGGTAGGTATCCCGGGGAGACTGGTCTGGACGGGACCGGGATGGGAGtaagaaggaaagggaagggggcAGAGCAGAACGAAGCGGGACGGGACGGAATGGTAAAGGAGCGGGAAGGGGAGGAATGGGGAAGGGATAGAATggggactgggactgggactgggactgggactgggactgggacagggacagggatgggaaagggaagggaagggaagggaagggaagggaagggaagggaagggaagggaagggaaggg
This sequence is a window from Parus major isolate Abel chromosome Z, Parus_major1.1, whole genome shotgun sequence. Protein-coding genes within it:
- the CARTPT gene encoding cocaine- and amphetamine-regulated transcript protein, which gives rise to MESCRALALCAVAAALLLSARGQGSTPPRRARDLGPPGGGGASREKELIEALQEVLEKLKSKRGPHYEKKFGQVPMCDAGEQCAVRKGARIGKLCDCPRGTSCNSFLLKCL